AGATTGATCCAGACGCTCGCACGCATCTGATCAACGTTGCCAATGGCGATGCTCGCACATTGCTGAACGCGCTGGAACTCGCCGTTGAAACCACGCCTGCGAATTCAGAGGGGACGATTCACGTCACGCTGGAGGTTGCTGAAGAATCGATTCAGAAACGGGCGGTTTTATACGATAAGGAAGGCGATGCCCACTTCGACACCATCAGTGCCTTTATCAAAAGCCTGCGCGGTTCCGACCCGGACGCGGCCCTCTATTGGCTGGCCCGCATGGTCTACGCAGGCGAAGATCCGCGCTTTATCTTTCGGCGGATGCTGATCCTGGCGGGCGAAGATGTGGGCATGGCCGACCCCAATGCCGTGGTCGTTGTCCATGCCTGCGCCGAAGCCTTTGACCGGGTGGGGATGCCGGAGGGTCGCTATCCGCTGGCCCAGGCGGCGTTGTATCTGGCGACCTGCCCCAAATCCAACAGCGTCATGGCGTTTTTTGATGCGCTGGCGGCGGTGGAACGCGAACGCGAAGCCGAAGTGCCGACCCACCTGCGCGATGCCAACCGAGACAAAGACGGTTTTGGACATGGCAAGGGCTATCTCTATCCCCATTCCTATCGGGAGCATTGGGTGGCGCAGCAGTATCTTCCAGGCAGCTTGCAGGGGCAAGTCTTCTATCAACCGTCGGAGCAGGGCTACGAGGGGCGCATTCAGCAGGACGTGGCGCGGCGGCGCGAGGCGCAATTGGCGGCGCTGGTGGAGGGTGTGGGCGTGGCGCTGCCGGAGGTGCTGACCTTTGGCCCGGCCGATGCGGGCGTAGAGCGGTGGCTGCAACGGACGCTGAGCCAGTCTGGGGAACGGCTGGCCCAGGTGCGCGATCGCCTCTTTGCGCTGGCTCCGCCCCAGCGGCATCACCTGATTCTCGACCTGAATGCGGGCAGTGGCTTGTTGACGTGGGAGGCAGTGCGGCTCGTTCCCGAAGGCGGAGTCTACGCCTGTGCGCCCCAGCAGCAGGATGCAGCCGCGCTGCAAGAACAGTCGGCCGCGCTGCCGGAACTGCTGCGTCCCGTTGTGCTGCACAGCGCGATCGCCGATTTACCCGCTGTGCTACACGCCGAGTGTCCAAGCCTGCGTTTCGAGCGGCTCATGGGTCGGAACGTGTTTTTGAATGCGATCGCCCCTCCCGACACCTGGCTCCAAGCCTGGAAATTGCTGCTGCAACCTGAAGGGTATCTGCTCCTGGCAGAGACAATACCTCGTCATACGCAGCGCCTGCACCAGCTCATTCCCTCAGACCGCATTCCATCCAGGCTACTGAATCGCTGGCGCAAGGCGGAGGAACAGCTTTACGAAAGCGCCGCGGTCTGGAGCATGACCTGGAATGTACAAGACCTGGAAACGCTATTTGATCAAGCAGGGTTCACCGCAGAGATTGCGCTGGAACACACGCAAACGGAACTGCTGATTTCACCCGCGCTGATTGACCGCTGGTTTGCATCTGCCAGTGCCAAGCCCACCTATGCGGAACAGATCCGCGAATTCCTCTCGGATGCAGATCTGAACCAAATTCAGACGCTATTACGCCAATGCTTGAGCCACCAGACAGTGCAGTGGCAGGGAGCGATCGCCTTCGTCAAAGCCCAGTCAAAGCCCAGCCCAAGCCCTGCCCAAGTCCAGCCCAAGCCCTAATCTAAACATTTAAAGTGTATTTAAAGTGTCTAGGGCTAAATCTAGGGCTGACCCGCAGGCGGTAGCGTCGGAGTGCGAGGAGTGGTCTGACCTGCGCCAGCGCCACCCGGTTGGGCAGGACCGCCGCCATTGCTGCGGGGCAGCGGTGCAGCAGGCGTTCCCAGCGGATCACCCGGCACGGTCGGCAAGCCAAAGGGATCGAGCGGCGTTCCTGGATTTCCCAGACCAGGATTATTCAACCCTGACGCTCCACCGGGCGTTGAAAAGCCAGGTTGACCCGGTGCAAACTGGTCGGTTGGCTCTTGGGTACTGGGCGTGACGGCCAGCGCCACGCGATCGCCCCCCACGGCCCGCAGCAAGTCCAGCACCCGCACCACGCTGTCGTAGCTGGCGTAGGGCGGCGCATTCAGCACGATCGTTCCATCGGGCGACTCTTGCTGAAACTGCTGCACCAACTGCACCAAGCGCGCCTCGTCCACCGGGTCTTCATCCCAGTACAGCGTGCCCACTGGGTCGATCGTCACAATTTTGGTTTGTCGCATCTGGGCGACACCCGTAGAAGCCCTGGGCAAATCGGTGTTAATCGCAAACTGGCGCGTCAGCGACACCGCCGCCAAGATAAAGAAAGTGAGGATACAAAAGATCACGTCGATCAGCGGAATTAGCTCGATCCGCACGTCGTCTTGCTGCGATCCGGGGTTGAGGATTTTCATAGCCAGCGGTTTGGAGAAACGTTAGGGAGATGGGGTGAGACAGCCCCTGTGCTGAAACGGGCGGGCTAAAACCCTCAGGACGGCTCTGCGGCTTCGGCGCTGGTGCCCGAAGGGTCTGGGGCGATCGCGCTGGAGTTGACCCGTTTGGCGATGCGTCCGGCATCCTGACTACTCCAGGTTTTGCGATAGAGCAGTTCTAGCTCGTTGCCCGCCTTTTGGAAAATCTTGGCCTGTTGAGCAATCAGCCCTTGAAACACGCGATAGAAAGCCAGCGACAGAATCGCGATAATCAGCCCCGTGGCGGTGGTAATCAGCGCTTCAGAAATGCCCAGCGTCACGTTTTCTGTCGCCGTCGTGCCCAGATCGCCCAGCCGAATCGAGCCGAGGGAGTTGATCAGCCCCAGCACCGTTCCCAGCAGACCCAGCAGCGGGGCGATCGCAATCACGGCTTCCAAAATCTTGTCGCCCTTGTGCATGGCGGCGAGTTCTTCCTGGGCGCTGGCTTCCATCGCCAACTGCACCACGTCCGGCTCCTGGTCTTTTAGCTCCAGACCCGCATTCAAAAAGCGCCCAATCGGCTGATCGATGGCGCTGCGGGCCAAATCTCCCGCCGATCGCCAGTCGCGCTGGGCTGCTTCTAGCACCCGTCCGGCAGTTTCTCGTTCACGGGTCAAAATTTTCCACCAAAAGAGGACGCGCTCGATCACCACCGTTAGCGACAGGATCGAGAGCAGCAGCAGCGGCCACATCACAAAGCCGCCCTTAGAAAAAAGCTCACCAATGTTCACAGTATTTTTTGTCCTCCATCCATGACTGGTGGGTACGCGAATCGGGAGGGGTTCTGGCTTAAAATCCGGTATCCGCTCCAGGCCGTCTCAATTTTAGAGAATTTTTAGCAACCTTTCCCAATCCGGTTTCAAGAGAGTCGATGAAAAGCGCTGAAGGGCTTGATTTTCCAGAGATTTTCTCAGTCTGGCATCCTTCAAAGATGGCTTTCGACCGCTCCCTTTTGCCCCCTCCTGGCAGCAAGACGTAACGCAAGGGGCTTGAGTTCTGGGTTAGACGACCCTTTAAGATTTTGGGCAAAGCTGGGCACTCTGGAGAAAACTTTGGGCAGAAGGCTTTGGGCAGAAGCTTTGGGCAGAAACTTTGGGCAGAAACTTTGGGCAGAAAACTTGGGGTATGGGTGCAGCCTGACTGAATTTGACCATTCCTGCTTAACCATTTCTGCCTCACAATTTCTGCCTGACCATTCCTGCCTGACCATTTCTGCTTCTGCTTGACAATTGCCAGACCGGAAGCGGTAATTTGCTCACTGGACTCGCTCCTGAACTGAACTCGCCACTACTGAATCATGGGGAAATATCATGGGGAAAACCGCGATGCATCGAGCGCAACGACTTTATCCTGCTCATCTACCGTCCCAACCTCTCCCGTCTCAGCCTCGATTCTTCCAACCAGCTTTGACGCGATCGCCCCATCGAAGCTGCCCTTCCACCCAGCGGTCAGGGGTGCGCGGTTCTCTGGTTGCAGGGCTGGCGGCGCTGTGGCTGGGCGGACTGGGACTGGCAGGGGCGATCGCCCAACCCGTGCCCCAGGCGGCGCAGCGGGCCTACGACAGCGGCGTTGCCAAGCTCAACAATCGCGACTACAGCGGCAGCATCGCCGACTTTACCCAGGCCCTCAGCTTTAGCCCCAGCAGCGCCGCCATCTATGCCATGCGGGGCGCGGCCTACGCTGGGTTGGGTCAGTTTGAACCGGCGATCGCCGACTACACCACTGCCCTACAACTCAACCCCACCTACGCCGATGTCTATTTCAATCGCGGCGTGGCATATTACAGCGTCGGCAATGCCAGCGCCGCCCTCAGCGACTTTAACCAGGCAGCCCAGCTTACGCCAAACCGGGCTGAGGTATCTCTCTTCCAGGGGCGGGCCCGGGCGGCAACGGGCGACCTCGACGGGGCGATCGCCGCCTTGAATCAGGCCATCGCGCTCCAGGCAAATTATCCCGAAGCCTACCTGAATCGCGGCGTGGTGCGGGCGCGACAGGGCAACCACGATGCCGCGATCGCCGACTATGACCAGGCGATCCGCCAGCGCTCGAACTATGCCGATGCCTACCTCAACCGGGGCAGTTCCCGCTTTGCCCAGGGCGACCTAGAAGCGGCCCTGCGGGACTTTAACGAGGCCGTCGCCAAAGACAATACCTCCGCCGTGGCCTATTTCAACCGGGGCTATGCGGCGGGAACCCTGGGCGATCGCCGCGCTGCCCTGTCCGACTTTAACCAGGCAATTCGGCTTGATCCGGGCTATACGGCTGCCTATATGAACCGGGGCGTGCTGCGGGCTGCAGGTGGCGACCTGGACGGAGCCATGAGCGACCTCAACCAGGCCGTGTCGCTGTCGCCAGACTATGCCCCCGCCTACAAAGCCCGCGCCGACGTGCTGATGCAGATGGGCGAACCGCAGCGGGCGATCGCCGACTATACCCGCGCCATCGAGCGTCAGCCCAACAGTGCCAGCCTGATGATGGCCCGCGCCGAGGCCCGTCTGTCCCAGAGCGATTTTGCTGGGGCCGCCCAAGACTTGACTCAGGCGATCGCCCTCGAACCCAATAACGCCCAGGTCTATGGCAAACGCGGCGCAGTGCGGCTGCGGCTAGGCGATGCCCGCAGTGCCCTCAACGACCTCAACCAGGCAACCCGGCTCAACCCGCAAGATGCCGACAGTTTCTATCACCGGGGGATTGCCAAACGGCGGCTGGGCGATCGCGCTGGGGCACTGGCCGACCTGCGCCAGTCTGCCGAGCTATATCGCCAGCAGAGCCGCGCCGAGGGCTACCGAAATGCGATCGCCGAAATGTCAGCTCTCCAATGAGCTGGGTCTGGGGTGGAGGCGATGGGCTGGGGGCTAGCCTGCTGGACGGTTCAGCCCAAACGCAGCTAGCCCAATCAGTCCAATATGGGCGGGATAAAACCAGTAAAACCATCGCGCCTTGGGGCCGCGCTCGTGGTTCGCACAGGCGAAGATCAGGGCAGCAAACCCCGCGAGAAACTGAAGATTTCCCGGCATGACCACCACCGTCAGGGCGGTGAAAATGCACCACACCGTCCACCACAGCGGCGTTGGCTTGTAGTTGCCGAGCAGCGCAATCAAAGCAATGCCATAGGCATCGTAGTTAAAGGTCGCCAACTCAGCGGCGATCGCCCCCACCAGCCAGATCAGCACTGCCCAACGGGGCCACTGCCGCGCCGCCCGCAAACACAGCAAGCCCAGCAGCAGCGTAAATAAAATATTGAAATCCTCAAATAGCGCAATCCCAAAGGTGAGTTGATAAATCGGCTGCGACAGGATTGCCATCCCCAGCAGCCGCAGCGCATACTGGCGAAAATTTTGCGTGTGGGACTCGCCCTGCACCAGCAGCCATGCAAACAGCGGAAAACTGAGCCGTCCCAAGCCATAGCAGAGCATGGCCCAGTCCGTCTCGCGCAAAAAGACGTAACCGACGTGATCGATCACCATCAGCCCCGCCGCCAGCAGCTTGATCTGGTAATTGGTCAGCGTTGCAAAACGTGCCGAAAGGTCTGAAGACACAGTGCTAAATCTAGATTTACCTGAGAGTTTCCAATCTGAAAGTCTGGCCAGGAAATTAGGGGTTTCGCTACTAGGCAACCTCAAACAAGGCTGCTAGTGTATACGTGGACTTGAGGAGCGATAGTGAAACCCTATAAACCCTAAGTTAGGGGAGACCCTAAGTTCGACCCGATTTTGACCTGAACGCACCCTTCTGTCTGACCCCTTCTGGTTTGACAATGCGCCCTTAATGCGCCCCTAGAGCAATCATGAGCAAACAACTTTCTAATCAGGCTAACAAACTCTGGACGTTGATTACGGAACCCAGCACCGCAAAAACCTATCGAGAAGCCCTAGAGGTTTCCTGGAAAATTTTAAGGGAAACTGGGAATTTTCTTTGGCTAGTGTTGTGCCTAGCGCTAGTCGGCACTGATTGGTTTTTGGAGAATTCCATCGCGGCTGGTCGCAAAACTCGCGCCTGGGTGAACGACCTAACCGCCGAAAAACCCTCGCCAGAGCAGCTTTTGACCCCTGAGACAGGCAAAAAACTGCTGGATTCGGGCAAATCAACGCTGGATTCAGTGGTCGCCGCAGCCCGCAAGCAGTTGGGGTTGTCCGAAAAGCCGCCCGAACCTGTAGCGCCGCCTAGCCCGCCTGTTGCTGAGTCTAGTGGGCCCTCGGTGGTTGCTCCGTCGCCTGTTGTGGTTTCGGCTGAGAGTGTCGCCTCTGCCGAAAGTAAGCCACCTGCGGCGATCGCCTCTACCGAAGAGTAGGGCATCAGAATCGCTTGCTGCTTCAAATTTTTCTGGCAGGACTGGGATTTAAGCTGTTACAATGGAGAACGCTGTCTAAATCAAAAGGTGAATGTGAGTATTCATGGCTAAGAAGAGCATGATCGAGCGTGAGAAAAGGCGTGAAAAGCTAGCGGCAAAGTATGCTGCTAAGCGGGAAGCCCTTTTGGAAGAATTTTCAAAGGCTGAATCGCAGCAAGAAAAGCTCGAAATTCACCGGAAGATCCAGCAGCTTCCTCGCAACAGCGCCCCCACCCGCCAGCGCAACCGCTGCTGGATGACCGGCCGGCCCCGGGGCTACTACCGTGACTTTGGCTTGTCGCGTCACGTCATTCGAGAAATGGCGCACCAGGGTTTGCTCCCTGGCGTGGTGAAGTCTAGCTGGTAGAGCATTTGGGAATATTTCCCGGACAACTCTTTCTAGCTTGACTGCTTCACTGAACTGTTTGGCTTAATAGCTGGCGGCTCGTTGCCGTCAGGTTACACGACATTAAGATTTCGTCGCACAAGTCTTGAATCAGCATCCACTCCAGCCCGGACAAGTCTTTTCGAGTCCGGGCTGTTGCTATACCTATCGCATTCTGGGGCCCTGCTGTCGCCTGTTTGACCGGGAAGAGTTGCCCTACCCCTGTTGTCGGCTAGAGTGGCGCGGCAAAGAGCCAAGCTGGCGGCGCATTGGTCGGCGGCTAGTGCCCGACGTGGGGGCCCGCTCTTCGCCCTCCTACGTGGTGGAAATCCTGGGTCAGGAACACGCCAATGAACCGTTTGTGGTGACCTTGTACTGGCTTAAGCTGTCGCCGGAGCAGCGCGAGTGGTGGTATTCGCGAAAGTTAAAATCTCCAAATCCTGAGGAATTGGCGGCGCAAAACAATCTCTCTGGCTCTCCCTAGCTGCGAGTCTCCCCTCGTGCTAGCGCTGTGGAGCCGTAATTCCCAAGACCTGCTGGGCGATCGCCCCTAGCACCTCTACCGGAGCCGACGACACCAACGTAGAGGGATAAACTGCTGTCCCCAGGCAGGGATGCAAAATCACGCGACAGTTGCCGCAGCGATCCGTCGAGTAGCCCAGGGCCGCTCGCACTACGGCCACATCGTC
The Thermoleptolyngbya sichuanensis A183 DNA segment above includes these coding regions:
- a CDS encoding AAA family ATPase, which encodes MDLFEQHRQQITAAEAPLAARMRPRTLAEYIGQEHILGEGRLLRRAIQADQLSSLIFYGPPGTGKTTLAMVIANTTRARFLSINAVLAGVKEIREAIALAQETRGMYGQRTILFVDEVHRFNKSQQDALLPWVENGTVILIGATTENPYFEVNKALVSRSRVFQLKPLTEQDLERVLDQALQEGDRGYGTRQVQIDPDARTHLINVANGDARTLLNALELAVETTPANSEGTIHVTLEVAEESIQKRAVLYDKEGDAHFDTISAFIKSLRGSDPDAALYWLARMVYAGEDPRFIFRRMLILAGEDVGMADPNAVVVVHACAEAFDRVGMPEGRYPLAQAALYLATCPKSNSVMAFFDALAAVEREREAEVPTHLRDANRDKDGFGHGKGYLYPHSYREHWVAQQYLPGSLQGQVFYQPSEQGYEGRIQQDVARRREAQLAALVEGVGVALPEVLTFGPADAGVERWLQRTLSQSGERLAQVRDRLFALAPPQRHHLILDLNAGSGLLTWEAVRLVPEGGVYACAPQQQDAAALQEQSAALPELLRPVVLHSAIADLPAVLHAECPSLRFERLMGRNVFLNAIAPPDTWLQAWKLLLQPEGYLLLAETIPRHTQRLHQLIPSDRIPSRLLNRWRKAEEQLYESAAVWSMTWNVQDLETLFDQAGFTAEIALEHTQTELLISPALIDRWFASASAKPTYAEQIREFLSDADLNQIQTLLRQCLSHQTVQWQGAIAFVKAQSKPSPSPAQVQPKP
- a CDS encoding ExbD/TolR family protein, producing the protein MKILNPGSQQDDVRIELIPLIDVIFCILTFFILAAVSLTRQFAINTDLPRASTGVAQMRQTKIVTIDPVGTLYWDEDPVDEARLVQLVQQFQQESPDGTIVLNAPPYASYDSVVRVLDLLRAVGGDRVALAVTPSTQEPTDQFAPGQPGFSTPGGASGLNNPGLGNPGTPLDPFGLPTVPGDPLGTPAAPLPRSNGGGPAQPGGAGAGQTTPRTPTLPPAGQP
- a CDS encoding MotA/TolQ/ExbB proton channel family protein, with product MNIGELFSKGGFVMWPLLLLSILSLTVVIERVLFWWKILTRERETAGRVLEAAQRDWRSAGDLARSAIDQPIGRFLNAGLELKDQEPDVVQLAMEASAQEELAAMHKGDKILEAVIAIAPLLGLLGTVLGLINSLGSIRLGDLGTTATENVTLGISEALITTATGLIIAILSLAFYRVFQGLIAQQAKIFQKAGNELELLYRKTWSSQDAGRIAKRVNSSAIAPDPSGTSAEAAEPS
- a CDS encoding tetratricopeptide repeat protein → MTRSPHRSCPSTQRSGVRGSLVAGLAALWLGGLGLAGAIAQPVPQAAQRAYDSGVAKLNNRDYSGSIADFTQALSFSPSSAAIYAMRGAAYAGLGQFEPAIADYTTALQLNPTYADVYFNRGVAYYSVGNASAALSDFNQAAQLTPNRAEVSLFQGRARAATGDLDGAIAALNQAIALQANYPEAYLNRGVVRARQGNHDAAIADYDQAIRQRSNYADAYLNRGSSRFAQGDLEAALRDFNEAVAKDNTSAVAYFNRGYAAGTLGDRRAALSDFNQAIRLDPGYTAAYMNRGVLRAAGGDLDGAMSDLNQAVSLSPDYAPAYKARADVLMQMGEPQRAIADYTRAIERQPNSASLMMARAEARLSQSDFAGAAQDLTQAIALEPNNAQVYGKRGAVRLRLGDARSALNDLNQATRLNPQDADSFYHRGIAKRRLGDRAGALADLRQSAELYRQQSRAEGYRNAIAEMSALQ
- a CDS encoding TraX family protein; the encoded protein is MSSDLSARFATLTNYQIKLLAAGLMVIDHVGYVFLRETDWAMLCYGLGRLSFPLFAWLLVQGESHTQNFRQYALRLLGMAILSQPIYQLTFGIALFEDFNILFTLLLGLLCLRAARQWPRWAVLIWLVGAIAAELATFNYDAYGIALIALLGNYKPTPLWWTVWCIFTALTVVVMPGNLQFLAGFAALIFACANHERGPKARWFYWFYPAHIGLIGLAAFGLNRPAG
- the rpsN gene encoding 30S ribosomal protein S14; this encodes MAKKSMIEREKRREKLAAKYAAKREALLEEFSKAESQQEKLEIHRKIQQLPRNSAPTRQRNRCWMTGRPRGYYRDFGLSRHVIREMAHQGLLPGVVKSSW